Below is a genomic region from Mycolicibacter hiberniae.
GCCGTCACCACATGCGCCAGCCGCTGGGCCAGCGAACTGCCGGCGTCGGCCACCGCGGCGGCCGTGGTCGCCGCGCGGGCACGTGCGGCGCGGGCCTGCTCGGCGCGGACCCGCGCCTCGCGTTCCGCCGCTGCCGCGCGGCGCAGCGAGTCCGCCTTCCCGCGAACGGCGTTGGCCCGTTCCTCGGCGGTGCGCACCGCGAGCCTGGCTTCCACCTCGACGCTGCGGGCGGCTTCTGCGGCGGCCGCGATCTGCTGGCGGTCGACCGGTTCCACCGCCTCGGCGGGCTGGTCGGCTTCGGCGTTGCGCAGCCGGGCCTCGATCTCGCTCAGCTCGGTGACGGCCTGCGCCCGGCCGACCTCCAGCTCGTCGCGTTCGCGCAGCTGACGGCGCCACTGCGCCTCGGCGGCGCGGGCCTCCTGGCCCAACCGGCCCAGCTGCTCGTGGGTGGCGGCGATGGCGGCATCGGACTCGTTGAGCGCCGCGAGCGCCTGTTCGGTGGCGTCCCGGCGCGCAGTCTGCTCGGCCAGGGCTCCAGAAAGCGCCGCGCCGAGCTCGCCGGCCTGGGTCTGGGCGGCAGCCAGTTCCGCGCGCGCCTTGTCGATCTCGCTGTTGATCTCCAGGGTGGAGGGCTTGCGGTCGGATCCGCCGCTGACCCAGCCGGCACCGACCAGGTCGCCGTCGCGGGTGACCGCCCGCAGGCCGGGGTGCGCGGCCACCAGGTCCAGCGCGTCGGCCAGCTCGGCGACCACCACCACCGACGCCAACATGGCCGTGAGCGCGCCGCGCAACCGGTCGGGGGCGTCGATGAGCTCCAGTGCCCACAGCGCCCCGTCGGGCAGCGCCGCACGCTGTTCGGGCGCCGACAGCGGCCAGTCCCCCAGCACGATCGCTGCCCGGCCGCCGTCGGCGTCCTTCAGCGCGTTCAGCGCCGAGCGGGCCGCGCCGGCATTCTCGGCGGCCAGCGCGTCGGCCGCCGAGCCCAGGACCGCGGCCAGCGCCGCCTCGTACCCCGAGCGCACCTTGACCAGCTTCGCGATCGAGCCGAACAGGCCGGGACCGCTGTGGTTGGTCGCCAGCCAGGCGGCACCGTCTCGGCGTTCCAGACCCATCGACAAAGCCTCGATACGCGCGTGCAGCGAAGCCACCTGCCGTTCGGCGGCCCGTTCGGCGGCCTGCAGCTCGGCCACCCGCTGGTCGGCCAGGCGCAGCGTCGCCACGGTCCGCTCATGGTGGTCGTCGAGACTGACCTCGCCCTGGTCGAGCTCGACGACCCTGCTCTGCACCGTCTCGAACTCCGCCTGCGCGGCCTGGGCCCGACCGGCCGCCTCCTCGATGCGGGCCGAGAGCTGGCCCACGTGGGTGTCGATCGACTCGACGCGGGCCCGGATGGTCTCCACCTGGCCGGTCAGCCGGGCCAGGCCCTCGCGCCGGTCGGCTTCGGCGCGGACCGCGGCCAGATGTGCGCGCTCCGCCTCGGTGCTGCGGCGTTCACGCTCGGCCAGCTCGGCGCGGGCCGCCTCCAGCCGGAGACCGGCCTCGGCCAGTTCGGCGAGCAGTTGCTGCTCGGCGGCGGCCACCTGTTCGGCCTCGGCTTCCAGCGCGTCCGGGTCGACTCCGCCGGTGGTGATCGGCTCCTCGTCGAGATGCTGCGCGCGCTCACTGGCGATGCGCACGGTGGCGCTGACCCGCTCGGCCAGGGCCGACAGCGAGAACCAGGTCTGTTGGGCGGCCTCGGCCCGCTGGGTCAAGGTGGCGACTGCGGACTCGTGGGCGGTCAGTTCATCGGCGGCCACCGCCAGACGCTCGGTGATCTGGTCGTGTTCGCGACGCAGCGCCGCCTCGGCGTCGGTGGTCCCGGCGAACTCGGCCTGCCTGTTCACCAGATCATCGGCGGTCAGCCGCAGCCGGGCGTCGCGTAGGTCGGCCTGGATGGTGGCGGCGCGCCGCGCGACCTCGGCCTGGCGCCCCAGCGGTTTGAGCTGGCGGCGCAGTTCGGTGGTCAGGTCGGTCAGGCGGGCCAGGTTGGCCGCCATCGCGTCCAGTTTGCGGACCGCCTTCTCCTTGCGCTTGCGGTGCTTGAGCACCCCGGCGGCCTCTTCGATGAACGCCCGTCGATCTTCCGGTCGCGACTCCAGGATCTGGGCCAGCCGGCCCTGGCCGACGATGACGTGCATCTCCCGGCCGATACCCGAGTCGCTCAGCAGCTCCTGGACGTCCATCAGCCGGCAGCTCGCGCCGTTGATCTCGTATTCGCTTGCCCCGTCGCGGAACATCCGCCGGGTGATCGACACTTCGGCGTACTCGATCGGCAGGGCGTTGTCGGAGTTGTCGATGGTGACGGTGACCTCGGCGCGGCCCAGCGGGGCACGCGACGACGTGCCGGCGAAGATGACGTCCTCCATCTTTCCGCCACGCAGGGTCTTGGCGCTGTGCTCCCCCATCACCCAGGCCAGGGCGTCGACCACGTTGGACTTGCCCGAACCGTTGGGCCCGACCACCGCGGTGATGCCCGGCTCGAAGCGCAGAGTCGTCGGCGCTGCGAAGGACTTGAAGCCCTTCAGCGTCAAACTCTTGAGATGCACGGGGTCTGAGACTACCGGTCTAGCGTTCGGCGAATCCGTCGATCGGGTCCCCGGCGTCCGCCCAATCGGCGACGACGGTGTCCACCCGGCCGGGCGTCGTCCCGCCCTGCAGCAGCTCCAGCAGGCGCTGGCAATCGGCCCGCGGACCCTGGGCGACGACGTGTACGCGCCCATCCGGGCGGTTGGCGGCGTACCCCGTCAGCCCCAGTTCCAGCGCCCGCGAACGGGTCCACCACCGAAAGCCGACCCCCTGGACCCGCCCGTGCACCCAGGCGGACAGGCGGACGTCAGGCCCGGTCACCGGAGTCGACGGCAAAACGCACCTCGGTGCCCGATTTGAGGGTGCGGCCCACCGTGCAGACTTGGTCGATGGCCCGAGCGACGACGGTGAGCAACCGCTGCTTTTCGGCCTCGTCGAGACCCGACAGGTCCAGCTCCAGCGTCTCCTCCAGCAGCGGGTAGCGCTCCTGTTCGCGATCGGCGGGCCCCGAGACCCGGATCGTCGCCGCATAGTCGTCGCCGAGGCGGCGGGACAGCGGCGCGTCACTGGCCATGCCGCTGCACGCGGCCAGCGCGATCTTCAGCAGCTCTCCGGGAGTGAAGACGCCGTCGACGTCTTCGTTGCCCACCAGCACCTGCGCCCCCCTGGAACTGTGTCCGGTGTAGCTGCGGACTCCTGTTCGTTGAACCCATAGTTCCGTCATGAGGACATCTTGGCAGCCGCGGGCCTTCCCTCGCCGAACGTGTACTCAGCCCGATAAAACCGCCGATTTCCCGGACCCATTACACGCTCGGTGAACCGTGGCGCGGCGCGTAGTGTCGTCTGGGTCATGCAGGTAGCGATTCCACTGTTCCCGCGCTACACCGCGCTCGACGCGATCGGGCCGTATGAGGTGCTGCAACGGATCCCCGACGCCGAGGTGATCTTCGTCGGGCACCGCCGCGGCGAGGTGCGCAGCGACAACGGAATGCTCGGGATCATCTGCGACGCCCGGTTCGACGAGCTGCCGCGCCCGGATCTGCTGGTCGTACCCGGGGGGATCGGGACGCGCGCCCTGCTCGGCGACACCGAGTTGCTCGACTGGGTACGCGAGGCCCATCTCCATACCCGGTTCACCACCTCGGTGTGTACCGGTTCGCTGCTGCTGGCCGCAGCGGGCCTGCTGGACGGGTTGACCGCGACCACCCACTGGGGCGCCGTCGAGCTTCTGGAGCATCTCGGCGCCCGCTATGTGGATCAGCGCGTGGTCGAACACCTGCCGCGCCGGATTGTGACCTCCGCGGGGGTCTCCAGCGGGATCGACATGGCGCTGCGGCTCGTCGAACTGCTACTGGACGCCGAGACTTCCTGCGCCGTACAGCTTTTGATCGAGTACGACCCGCAGCCACCGTTCGACTGCGGCTCCCGGGCCAAGGCCGCCGAGGCTGTTCGGCAACGGGCGGCGCAGCTGCGGCGCTGACGGGCATACTGATTCGGTATGGCCACCGTGGTCGCGTTTCACGCCCACCCCGACGACGAGGTGATCCTGACCGGGGGCACGCTGGCGCGGGCCGCCGCCGAAGGGCACCGCGTGGTGATCGTGGTGGCGACCGACGGACGCGTCAGCGACGACGACGCGGACCGGCTGGGCGAACTGCGCTCGAGTGCGGCAATCCTCGGCGCCCACCGGGTCGAGTGCCTCGGATACGCCGACAGCGGGTTCGGCCCCGAGTTTCCCGCCGACCCGCCGGGGCGGGTCCGATTCGCCCGCGCCGACATTGCGGAGGCGGCCCGGCGGCTGGCGGACATCCTGACCGAGGAGCGCGCCGAACTGCTGTTGAGCTACCAGTCCAACGGCGGCTACGGCCACCGGGATCACGTACGGGTTCACCAGGTCGGCAAACAGGCGGCGCAGATCGCGGCGACGCCGCGGGTGCTCGAGGCGACGATGCCCCGCGAGATGCTGGCCCGGATCGCCGAAGCCGCACGGTGGGTTCGGCTGCCGGCCCCCTACCACCGCGATGTGGTGCGCACGGCCTACGCGCCACGGGCGCACATCACGCACCGGATCAATGTGTTCCGGTTTGCCCGGCAGAAGCGCGATGCCCTGGCCGAACACCGTTCTCAGATCAGCGCGAGCCCCGCCGCGGCACGGCTTGTCGCGTTGCTGATGCGGCTGCCTCCCCAGGCGGCGGGGGTGATGTTCGGGCGGGAATGGTTCATCGACCCGGATCGGGAACCGGGCCCGGTGTACCGCGACATCTTCGCCTGAGCGCGGACGCGTAAATCGGTTGTCAGCGTTGGCACTGCGGGCAGAAGTACGACGAGCGGTTCATGAATTTGGCGCGGCGAATCGGTGTTCCGCAACGCCGGCACGGCTCGTCCTGACGCCCGTAGGCGTCCAGCGACCGGCTGAAGTAACCGGATTCACCGTTGACGTTGACATACAGCGAATCGAACGAGGTGCCTCCGGCGGCCAGCGCGTCGCGCATCACCTCGGCGGCGGCCGCCAGCAGCGCCCGCAGCCGCGGCCGGGACAACCGGTCGGCCGTCCGGGTGCCACGGATTCCGGCTCGCCACAGGGCTTCGTCGGCGTAGATGTTGCCGATCCCCGACACCACGGTCTGGTCGAGGAGCTGCCGCTTGATCTCGGAGTGCTTGCCGCGCAACACCTCGACAACCGATTCGGCGTCGAAGCGCGGGTCCAGCGGGTCGCGGGCGATGTGCGCGACCGGCACCGGCAGTAGGCTGCCGTCCACCTCGACGAGGTCGGTGAGCTGCCACCCGCCGAAGGTCCGCTGGTCGACGAAGCTGACCTTCGTCCCGTCCTCGAGCACCGCGGCGATCCGCAGGTGCCGGGTGTCGGGCAGGTCCCCCAGCAGCATCTGGCCGCTCATCCCCAGGTGCACCACGAGCGCCTCGTCGGCGGTGGATCCGTTCAGCAGCAGCCACAGGTACTTGCCCCGCCGATCGATGCCGGTGATCCGGGCGCCCAGCAACCGCCCGGTCAGGTCGGCCGGGCCCGCCTCGTGCCGGCGCACCGCCCGCGGATGGTGCACCCGCACCGCGGTGATGGTGCGCCCCACCACATGCTCTGCCAGGCCGCGCCGGACCACCTCGACCTCGGGAAGTTCCGGCATCGTCAGCCCTGCGGTGCTTCGTCCACCGCGTCCGAGTCGTCCGAGTCGTCCAGGGCGTGCCAGGCCGCCGCCGCGGCCTTCTGCTCGGCTTCCTTCTTGGTCCGGCCGACGCCGCTGCCGTAGGCGGTATCGGAGACGACGACGGTCGCGGTGAACTCGCGGTCATGGTCGGGCCCGGTCGAGGTGACCCGGTAGGACGGCACGCCGACCCCGCGGGCGGCCGTCAGTTCCTGCAGGCTGGTCTTCCAGTCCAGACCGGCGCCCAGGGTCGCCGCGGTGTCGAGCAGCGGACCGAACAGGCGCAGGATCACCTCCCGGACGACGTCGATGCCGTGCTGCAGGTACACCGCTCCCAGCAGCGATTCCATCCCATCGGCCAGGATGCTGGACTTGTCGGCGCCGCCGGTGTTCACCTCGCCGCGGCCGAGCAGCAGATGAGCGCCCAGACCGTCTTCGGTCAGGCCGCGCGCCACACCGGCCAGGGCGGAGGTGTTGACCACGCTGGCACGCAGCTTGGCCAGATCGCCCTCCGGGCGGTCCGGGTGCCGGTGGAACAGCTCATCGGTGATGGTCAGCCCGAGTACGGCGTCGCCCAGGAACTCCAGGCGCTCATTGGTGGGCAGCCCGCCGTGCTCATAGGCATAGCTGCGGTGGGTGACGGCCAGCGTCAGCAGGTCGTCGGGCAGGTCCACGCCGAGAGCATCGAGCACGGCTTGACGGGGACGGCTCACCGCCCACCGTCATCGCCGCGCGGGTTCTCCTCCTGGGCCGCAAGAATTCCCGTCAGCTTCGACCAGCGCGGGTCGATCTTGTCGTGGTGGTGTCCGGGTCCCGCGGAAGCCAGCAGCGCACCGCAGTCCGGGCACAGGCCCGGGCAGTCCGGATCGCACAGCGGTGACAACGGCAACGCCAGGCAGACCGCGTCGACGATGGCCTGTTGGAGGTCCACGCCGTCATCGACGACGCGGCCCATCTCGTCGTCGTCGGTGGTGGCGTCGGTGGCGCTTTCGGGGTAGGCGAACAGCTCAGTCAGCTCGACCTCGACGGCCCCGGTCAGCGGTTGCAGGCAGCGCGCGCATTCGCCGGCGGTGGCGGCCGAGACCGTGCCGCTGACCAGCACGCCCTCCGAGACCGACTCCACCCGCAGATCGAGGTCCACTGCGGTGTCCGGCGGAATCGCCACCAGGTCCAGCCCGATACGGGTGGGACTGACCCGCTGCTCGCGCAACGGCATCAGCGCGCCGGGGCGTCGCCCGAGCCGGGAGACGTTGACCAGGAACGGTGCAGGCCGTGCCCGCTGTGTGCGCTGCGTGCCTGCGCCGGGGTGCCTCGCCATGCCGCGATTCTACGCAGCCCTCAGACGGCGTTCGCCGGTCAGCGGGTCGCGTAGTCGTGGGTGCCCGCCGCGGTCCGCAGTTGGTGACGACCGCGGTTGATCGAGCGCAGGGTGCCGTTGAGGAAGTCCTCGAACTCGGCCAGCTTGGCGTCGACGTAGATGTCGCATTCGCCGCGCATCCGGTCGGCCTCGGCGTGCGCCGAGTCGATCAGCCGGGTGGATTCGGCACGCGCGGCGGTGACCACCTCGTTCTGCGACACCAGGCGCTGCTGTTCCTTGATGCCTTCCTGCACGGCCTTCTCGTAGGCGGCGTTGCCGCTCTCCACCAGCCGGTCGCATTCCGCCTGGGCGCGGCTGGTGGCGGTCTCGAACTCCCGCTTCGCGGTGGCGCTGAGCCGGGCCGCCTCCTCGCGGGCTTCACCGACCATCCGCTCGCTGTGGGCACGCGCCTCGGCCACCATCCGGTCGGCCTGGCCCTTGGCGTCGGCCAGCAGCCGGTCGGCTTCGGCCCGGGCGTGGCTGATCAGGGAGTCCGCTTCTGCGGTGGCCGAGCTGACCATGGACTCGGCGTGCTCCTTGGCCTCACCGAGCACCGAGTCGCGGGCGTCCAGCACGTCTTGGGCGTCGTCGAGTTCGCCGGGGATGGCGTCCCGGATGTCGTCGATCAGTTCCAGCACGTCACCGCGGGGTACCACACAGCCTGCCGTCATCGGCACGCCACGGGCCTCTTCGACAATGGAGCCAAGTTCGTCAAGGGCTTCGAACACTCGGTACACGGCAGCACCCTCCAGACATAGTTGTTGTTACTAGTGTGCCCTGTGTTACGTGTGTGACTGGGTTAGTCGCCCGGTGTGTCGGATTCTGGTCCCCTGCACCGGTAGCCTGACCCGTTGAAGTCCAGATCGGAAGGGTGGCCATGACGAACGGTTCTGGGGGCCACGGGGGCGCCGC
It encodes:
- the rnc gene encoding ribonuclease III → MSRPRQAVLDALGVDLPDDLLTLAVTHRSYAYEHGGLPTNERLEFLGDAVLGLTITDELFHRHPDRPEGDLAKLRASVVNTSALAGVARGLTEDGLGAHLLLGRGEVNTGGADKSSILADGMESLLGAVYLQHGIDVVREVILRLFGPLLDTAATLGAGLDWKTSLQELTAARGVGVPSYRVTSTGPDHDREFTATVVVSDTAYGSGVGRTKKEAEQKAAAAAWHALDDSDDSDAVDEAPQG
- a CDS encoding acylphosphatase; protein product: MTGPDVRLSAWVHGRVQGVGFRWWTRSRALELGLTGYAANRPDGRVHVVAQGPRADCQRLLELLQGGTTPGRVDTVVADWADAGDPIDGFAER
- a CDS encoding PIG-L deacetylase family protein gives rise to the protein MATVVAFHAHPDDEVILTGGTLARAAAEGHRVVIVVATDGRVSDDDADRLGELRSSAAILGAHRVECLGYADSGFGPEFPADPPGRVRFARADIAEAARRLADILTEERAELLLSYQSNGGYGHRDHVRVHQVGKQAAQIAATPRVLEATMPREMLARIAEAARWVRLPAPYHRDVVRTAYAPRAHITHRINVFRFARQKRDALAEHRSQISASPAAARLVALLMRLPPQAAGVMFGREWFIDPDREPGPVYRDIFA
- a CDS encoding DJ-1/PfpI family protein; amino-acid sequence: MQVAIPLFPRYTALDAIGPYEVLQRIPDAEVIFVGHRRGEVRSDNGMLGIICDARFDELPRPDLLVVPGGIGTRALLGDTELLDWVREAHLHTRFTTSVCTGSLLLAAAGLLDGLTATTHWGAVELLEHLGARYVDQRVVEHLPRRIVTSAGVSSGIDMALRLVELLLDAETSCAVQLLIEYDPQPPFDCGSRAKAAEAVRQRAAQLRR
- the mutM gene encoding bifunctional DNA-formamidopyrimidine glycosylase/DNA-(apurinic or apyrimidinic site) lyase, whose translation is MPELPEVEVVRRGLAEHVVGRTITAVRVHHPRAVRRHEAGPADLTGRLLGARITGIDRRGKYLWLLLNGSTADEALVVHLGMSGQMLLGDLPDTRHLRIAAVLEDGTKVSFVDQRTFGGWQLTDLVEVDGSLLPVPVAHIARDPLDPRFDAESVVEVLRGKHSEIKRQLLDQTVVSGIGNIYADEALWRAGIRGTRTADRLSRPRLRALLAAAAEVMRDALAAGGTSFDSLYVNVNGESGYFSRSLDAYGRQDEPCRRCGTPIRRAKFMNRSSYFCPQCQR
- the smc gene encoding chromosome segregation protein SMC — its product is MHLKSLTLKGFKSFAAPTTLRFEPGITAVVGPNGSGKSNVVDALAWVMGEHSAKTLRGGKMEDVIFAGTSSRAPLGRAEVTVTIDNSDNALPIEYAEVSITRRMFRDGASEYEINGASCRLMDVQELLSDSGIGREMHVIVGQGRLAQILESRPEDRRAFIEEAAGVLKHRKRKEKAVRKLDAMAANLARLTDLTTELRRQLKPLGRQAEVARRAATIQADLRDARLRLTADDLVNRQAEFAGTTDAEAALRREHDQITERLAVAADELTAHESAVATLTQRAEAAQQTWFSLSALAERVSATVRIASERAQHLDEEPITTGGVDPDALEAEAEQVAAAEQQLLAELAEAGLRLEAARAELAERERRSTEAERAHLAAVRAEADRREGLARLTGQVETIRARVESIDTHVGQLSARIEEAAGRAQAAQAEFETVQSRVVELDQGEVSLDDHHERTVATLRLADQRVAELQAAERAAERQVASLHARIEALSMGLERRDGAAWLATNHSGPGLFGSIAKLVKVRSGYEAALAAVLGSAADALAAENAGAARSALNALKDADGGRAAIVLGDWPLSAPEQRAALPDGALWALELIDAPDRLRGALTAMLASVVVVAELADALDLVAAHPGLRAVTRDGDLVGAGWVSGGSDRKPSTLEINSEIDKARAELAAAQTQAGELGAALSGALAEQTARRDATEQALAALNESDAAIAATHEQLGRLGQEARAAEAQWRRQLRERDELEVGRAQAVTELSEIEARLRNAEADQPAEAVEPVDRQQIAAAAEAARSVEVEARLAVRTAEERANAVRGKADSLRRAAAAEREARVRAEQARAARARAATTAAAVADAGSSLAQRLAHVVTAAARIRDGLAGERQQRAAALVAVREEVNSLSTRLTALTESLHRDEVAKAQAALRIEQLEQTVLEQFGMSSADLIAEYGPDVALPPTELEMAEYEQARDRGELVTAPAPLRFDRATQERRAKRAERELAELGRVNPLALEEFAALEERYNFLSTQLEDVKAARKDLLDVVSEVDTRILQVFTDAYADVEREFTEVFAALFPGGEGRLLLTDPSDMLTTGVDVEARPPGKKVKRLSLLSGGEKSLTAIAMLVAIFRARPSPFYIMDEVEAALDDTNLRRLLALFEMLRARSQLIVITHQKPTMEVADALYGVTMQGDGITAVISQRIRGEELVSSQP
- a CDS encoding OsmC family protein, which produces MTELWVQRTGVRSYTGHSSRGAQVLVGNEDVDGVFTPGELLKIALAACSGMASDAPLSRRLGDDYAATIRVSGPADREQERYPLLEETLELDLSGLDEAEKQRLLTVVARAIDQVCTVGRTLKSGTEVRFAVDSGDRA
- the sepIVA gene encoding cell division protein SepIVA, which gives rise to MYRVFEALDELGSIVEEARGVPMTAGCVVPRGDVLELIDDIRDAIPGELDDAQDVLDARDSVLGEAKEHAESMVSSATAEADSLISHARAEADRLLADAKGQADRMVAEARAHSERMVGEAREEAARLSATAKREFETATSRAQAECDRLVESGNAAYEKAVQEGIKEQQRLVSQNEVVTAARAESTRLIDSAHAEADRMRGECDIYVDAKLAEFEDFLNGTLRSINRGRHQLRTAAGTHDYATR
- a CDS encoding YceD family protein, which translates into the protein MARHPGAGTQRTQRARPAPFLVNVSRLGRRPGALMPLREQRVSPTRIGLDLVAIPPDTAVDLDLRVESVSEGVLVSGTVSAATAGECARCLQPLTGAVEVELTELFAYPESATDATTDDDEMGRVVDDGVDLQQAIVDAVCLALPLSPLCDPDCPGLCPDCGALLASAGPGHHHDKIDPRWSKLTGILAAQEENPRGDDGGR